The window ACTTCCAGTTTCCACAATCAGTAAGTTCTCTCTATTGCCCCCCATTTTCTCTTTATATTTACAATTATGTTTACCAAATTCCATTTGTTGAATCCTGAAATCTCTCAGCTAAACTTAAAGAGTCAACGAATTTTTTGCCTCTGGTATTTCTTAATTAAGTAATGTGCTTAGTATCAGATTCATTTCTGAGACGGATATAGAGGGGCAAAATGCGCACAGTTGGGGAATTAATAAAGCATTGTTTAATGGTGGAGTAGATTTGCGGATTTCGTTTTGTTTCACGATAAATTGCTTTGCTTTATCAGTTGTTCTCCGGAATCGATCTTACAATTAAAATGGAGATGAAAAAGGAaaccttgatatatatatatatatatatatatatatatatatatatatatatatatatatatatagcgtcattttctcttttgttcttttAGTAAATTAAAAGTAAGGCAATTTATTCAGAGAAACATGATGATGAAAATGTATTAACTAAAATTAGAGTAAATTGACTGGAATAGTGGAGAGGTATGCAGATGTCTAATAAAGTGAAAGACAAGTTCTATAGAACGACATTCATTACCGTACTATATGGCAAGTTCTTAAAAAAGATGCATATGCAATCATACAAGATTGGACGATGAGTCGATGACTAAGGGGACAACCAGACAAGTAGTACATATTGAAAATTAGAATAGGAGAAGATTGGATGAGAGGTGATCAAGTGATTATGATGATTGAGGATATTGAATAGGAGATGAGATAGACCTAAAATCAAAATTGAGAGAAGTTGTTTCATAAGATATACAATCTTGTGAAATCAAGCAAAGAACAAAATCCAGTGCAAGCAATGGTCCATATAGTGGCAACCAGTTGGGATTACGGTTCAAGGTTTAGTTGTTTTACACTTACATCAAGTTCGATGTTTgacaaaagtgtttttttttcttgttacTGTGTAAGAGACTTATATATCAATGTGGAGATAAGTGTGAGTTATGGAGAAATTTTACTTTTAGAACTCCTCAGTTAGCTCAAAAGATGATTTACTTAGTATTCGCATGAAATAAGTCCAAATAGAGTGGCATGGATATAGTGACTCATGTAGTCAACCCCAACTAGTTTGAGGTGGAGCATAACAGGTTTATTGAAATAATAAGTGCAGTAGGAAAAGATCCAAATGTTTACAACTGAACAAGGAAGGAAAAGTTTTTGGTATTATCATTCTTGTACTAGCTCTATATTTGCATACAATGGTGGTATATCCAAAATGGCAAATGCAAGATTTGATGCTTCGTAGATGGCTGTCCTTCATCCAGTCCTAAGTTATCACTTAATTACCTCAGTTTAGCTGTCTGCACTTTTGTGTTTGAAGGGAGTGCAAATCATTCCACTGAAAAGCTTACTACCGACCTTAGATGAATTTGGCCAGGAAACTTTAAACACCAAAAGGATCCAAACAAGTCTACTAGGTTTAGTTGTTCATAAATAGATGCATTTGCAAAGGTCTAAATTTTTGTGAGAATACACAGGTAGATTATGAAGGTTCTTGAGACCTCTGATTCCTTTTTCAGAcattaaataaaattcaatattggctcttttgtgctGCAGAGAAATTGTCCAATCAtggaacttagaaaaatctgtGTGTAAGAGACTATGTGCATCAAATATATATGTGAAAGACCACGATTTTGGCAGTCTAAAATACATCATGCTGCAAGGATATCTTTCTGCATCATTGTCCCAGAAGATATCAATGAAATGCATTACTTCAGCAGCTCTAGGATCAGCGGCAGCTGAAGGCAACCCTGATCAAAACATTATTGAAATGGATCCTTCTGTAGCTAGTTGTAACAAGAATGAGCTGGAATTCAGTCGAGTCAATTGTCTTGTGTGGGTGCTGCATGAATCTGCGAGAAGCTTTTCAGTTGCAGTGCAAACCCTTGAATTGACTAAAAATGGGCCTGAGCTTGCAATGGCATGGGTTGGGGTGGATGTGCATGCCTGGCATAAAAGCATTGCGTATCAGGTATGGAAGTGCAGCCTGCAGTTCCGTAAATAGAGATTTTTGACACACTGCAtttgtttttcagtttttaaattgTGAAGGTTGATATCAGAGTCAATTTTCTATCTTAAACACTTAGCTCATTAATATGATAATTGGCAAGTTTGCGAACTTTGGAAGCTATGCAACAAATAAAAAGCAGATGATGCTACACAGGTAGCAATTTATGCTTTGCTCAAAGCAGCAATAGAAGTGGAAGTGTTTCTTTCTCGTAACCGCAGCAACAATGTTTCTTCTGTTCATGAAATGTAAGTTTGACTATCTTGAActcttcatcaaaaaaaaaaaaagtttgactATCTTGAACTTTTCCACACCTTTGTATTATTGTGTAGTTTAAAAATTAAGACTTAAGACTATCAATCTCTCGCTCCCTcagtttttattttctcttttgatGATATTCATTGTTTATCATGGAACTCACATCATGAACACCTATGTGTGTGCATGTGTTCTATATTTGGAGAAGGAAACTGCACGACACATTTTGGCGATCTTGTCtttattcttattttcattttcttctcctttttccttTCCATCAGCCTATTCCCAATCACCGACTTTCTTGGGGAGCGCATCGAAAGTCAGTTGAATATGAGGAATACAAAGTTGGTGCAGTGGTTTAGAACACTGGAGCTGCCACGGATAGCGGGAATGTTCATTCCTCTATTCAAGAAATGGTCTGTGGATTATGCAGGAAGGTATGTCCTTAAAATTCATTCTTTTCTTATCAGGTTATATTTGCTGTCATCATGATGCAACCAAATGCTCTTTTAAGTTTTTAACAGTAATATGCTGATTGATATCAGGCATGTTCTTTATGTCTCAGTTGCTAAAACATCTTATACAGAATTATTCAGTGGTGTTGCAGGAAATATTTTGGCTATAAGTTGTTGCACTGCAGTGAGGAAGTTAGGTTCAGGGAGAGTTTCTTGTCCTCTGTTTACAGCTTCAATTGAAGATGCACTAGTAGAGCTCATGAACTTGTCACATAGACTTGTTTCGGTTGATAAGTTGCACTATTTAGCAACTGAGGCTGGATTTGAAGAAGACTTCTTGTTTCATTTTGGTAGAAAGGTTCTACCAAGTAACAGTATTGAAGATGTAGAATTTTGGATAGGATTGGTTCAAAGAAAACTCAGTAATGCATTCCACAGAGAAAATGTGATTACAGACAAGCATACTTTTCACGGGAAGGTTAGCGTTTACTAATTGATTGGAGGCAATTAATGTTGTGAACTATCTCCTTCTTACTCTTGCATAAGAACTGCGGAATACCTACAAACTTATGATATCTCACTGTAACTCCCTTATAAAACTATGTTTCAGTTTTGAAATTCAGAGAAAGAAGGATACGTCTATGATTCTTATTCTCTCTGTTATGTGCACTTGTTATAAGAAATTTTGTCTTTAATGTTAAAGAAACGTTATATTGCAACTGGTTAACGGATAAACTTCTTCTCCCTATATCTATAATTTCTATAAAACATATTGATGAtagcaacaataacaataattatGAAATAGTTAGTTAGAAGACTTAAAGGTTTCCCCTGCCTAAAAAGATAATGAAGATTCTTCGACAATTTGGATGCATCAGTTAATTATGAAGTTGATAAAATAAGTTATATATTGAACTGATTGTAGTTTCGAGGTCTGACAGGTTCAGGAAAATAGTTTAGCTACCCTGGGGCTTTTTGCATATTTGGGAAGAGAGACAAGATTGTTCCTCTCAGAAATGGGTGTAAAGGATCTTGATGAGCAAACTAAAGATTTTCTGAGGTATCTACAATAGAGAGCCTATTTACTTTCCCCTACTCTAGTCAGTGTGGTTTGTTCATTTGATTGATATTGGACAGTTTTTGTGCTTTCTCCCTGCAGTTACTTAGAATGCGGTAGCCTTCTTATGCATCCTGAATTCTCCACTCTGTCCGAGTATCAGCTCTTCATGGAGGTTAGTACTTATATTAATTTggaagacaaaggaaataaacaATTGATTAGAACAATTCTCGCAGGTAGTAGCGAATGAAATTGGATGGCTCGACTTTTATGCTGCATCTGCTACCAAGTTTTGTGACAAAAGAAGATCCAAACAACAtccaattcaagcagagaaagaAATAATCTTGTACACTGTTTTAACTGTATGCTATGATATTATAGCTGGATTTGCTCACTATAGCAACTCTGCGCAGCAGCCATTAGATGCAGATTTACTGGACTTCTTGCTTCAGAGGTATCAAATCATTCTGAGAATGCACTGTTGGAAAGTCTAAATGTAGCTCACTTTTTAGCTGATTTCCATCAATCTCTTTAGTCAGAGTCTGCTTTCTGGATGCCTGGAGGACTACTGGGCAGCTTATGATAGAACAGGGTATGTTGCCTTTAACGGATAAGAGAAGATACCTTCTGTTGATACAACATTCCAATAATGTGTTGTCTATCTCTCTCGAGCAGAGAACTGCAAAAAATTGCTGAAAGAAGTGCATCTGATCCAGCAGCATCTTTGATTGTTAAAGGTGGCATGAGTTCATCCATCATATTGGAAGTGAAGGAGAAGCCAACTgagttgataaaaatggaaaatcatcAATATGGATCTAGATTGAATCAGATACAGGTACCAGATTGAATAAATAGGGACTGCTATACTGAGTTTATCCTTAAATAAACCATCAAGATAGTAGTTTATGAAGCCCTTTACAGAATTTTCATTTCTCTTATCGAATGTCAGGCCACCAGCTCCGGTGTGATGGACCCTTTGATGTTGGTGGAGTTGGATTGCTCTACTGCACCAAAAACACGTcaaaattttctaacaaaatctaCGACCAAGCTGATATCTGCAAGTACGGTAAGTTACTCCAGTTATTCATATCAAATCAAAAGAGTATGCTCTACAGTTGTTAACTTTGTATTGCATTGTGCTAGGATATCTGGATGGGTACTGAATTGCTCTTTACGGACATATCAGATGCTTTGAGCCTACTTATAAAGCAGTTGAAAGGCCGCCAACTAACAAAAAGGgagggaaagaaaatgaagagAACGCTGGGTGATATTGCTAACCTTGTGCCCATAACCATCTTAATGCTACTTCCTGTAAGCATCAACTATATGAAACAATGGATTTCCGTCTGTCTGCTCAAAGCTTCATTTTTTTGGCTGAATGAACTGGTCTTCTAGTCCACTGCATGCTATATGCTAGAAATGGTTTAGGGCCTATAGTAATTTCACAGATGTCAGAGATGATATGACCATGTTTAAGGGACTAAAAAATAAGCAtgataaaatctttttataaggCATTGAGTCGGAAAATGTGCCATGTCTATCTTGGTCCCAAGATTACTAAAAACTTCCTACTTTTTTGTCTTCTACGGTATTGTATTAATGGAAGTGTATTGATTCTAATAGTTGCTGTACAACAAACTTCCTTCACGAACAACTTTCATCTAGTTTCAGGATGTCAATGTGAACAATATTTCTTCCCTATTGTTCTCACAAAGAGCTTCTCAAAGATTCACTTTGATAAATCTAACAGGTTTCTGCCGTAGGTCATGCAGCCATGCTAGCCGCGATCAAGAAATATGTCCCGAGCTTGGTAACTGTAATCTATCATTCTACACATTATTCCTCCTGCTGTTATgtgcttatatttttttttttttgtgttccCAGATTCCTTCTCCTTATTCTTCCGAAAGGCTTGATCTAATTAAACAATTAAAgagaacgaagaagaagaaggaaatccAAGCCCGGAGCAGCAGTGACGACCCTTCTTTTAAAGCTGTAAAGTGAATGAAAGCTGTGGGAAACAACTTTAGTATCATGGTTTTGGTTCGGCTCAACTTTCTGTAAAGTGGCAAGTCGAGTTGCATATACCTCATTGTAGCCAATGCAAGAAACTGGCTATTAGGGGAAACTGAAAGAATACTTCGTTCAAAAGCACCTTTACACACAAATCCTGCTAAATTTAGTTCTAGAGAAAGCAACTTTGATCAAGTGTATTTGGTTAGGCATTATCTGACAATTGTTCATATTGGCCATGGTTTAAAATGAAGCTTTCTGAGTTTCAAGGATTCATTTTTGTCCGCAATATTTTGATGTGTACACTGACtgacaaataaaaaaaactcgGACGCTAGAAGGAGGGCTTGAACCTCCGACCTTGTGGTTAACAGCCACAcgctctaaccaactgagctaTTCCAGCCTGTGGGAATTAGCGAGCATTAAATAattttgatttctaaaataaGGAATATTTTTTCAAAGGCAACAAATATttattaaacaacctagtcaaaACAAAGTTACATCAGGAAAATATCTTTATTCTGGATTTATTAAACAATATGTTTTTTTTCAATTCGCTTTAGCATTGACAAGGTCAAGTGAGCCATAGGTGTTAATTCATAGAGAATCAAACTAATTAACGAATATCTtcgtttttcttcttttatttgtttcaaATTACATTAATGTATTTGCTACTGAATTTGTAGGATGCTTTGCTCAATTTCCATAACGATCTTTTTTTTGGGGATATTGTATAGTTTTGGTGGAAGTTGCTAATGGAGCACTAAAACTGCATATATAATTTTGGTGGAAGTTGCTAATGGAGCAGTAAAAAAGGCTAAAAGGATAAAATTGTATAGTGCCCCAAAAGCTTAAGTTCTAATAATTGCCCCTTCTATATTAACTAGCAGGTTATGCCCGGGCTAAGCCCGGGCCCGACGACTATGTGAGTAATTAATTTGTATCTAAATTTATaatttggtttaattatttcttcGTCAATTCTCAACGGCAAcaatatcttgatattatttaaCAACAATTAAGCCTTTTAAAAGAGCCTTAAAGTATATTCATCAAATAGTATGGGCCAACCTAAATGGTGGATAGCCTCTatgttatctgatttttaaatttttgtgctaagattatttcacatatatatttttatctcATGTCCCTGGGACCCAGTTAatcaaataaatattataataaagtTATAATTAACTTAAGCTTGTAATAAAATAGAGTGCATACCTTTTGAACTTGAGATTTTATTTGTGCTGAAGGCAGAAGTTATATGTAATGGGAATTGAGCAGCCTTTGAGCATAGCTTTGAAGTCTATGACATGCATCTCTCTTAGATTATTTTTAGTCAGTAACTTTATCCTTTTCAATTGGGTATGATCAGGTGTGGAGGTTGTGATAACTTATTCAAGAATTGTTTTTTAGCATCCTTCTTTGTACTGATTTTGTCAAACCTAAAATATTTTCCGTCTATCCAATATCTTGTAATTTCTAGGGAGCCCATGGAGCTCCTTTTCTAGCTATTTATTATCGACCTCTCCCGCTATTTACTATCGAATTTGCTATTTCCTTGactaatataaaatatatatacattcaAATATAGTAAttcaatttttatattataatataaagaACAATTATTAATGTATATGCTATTATGGAGTATATATTTTGACACTTTCACGGATATTTCATCCAACTCGTAAAATTTATTTTCTActcttatttaaaaaataatgttTCTATTTGCATTCTAGTACTATTAACATGTTCGTTTGATTAGTTTACTTAATTTCATTTATATAAATGTTAGTAGTAGTACGCCATCTCCCCTCCAACCCCTCACCATCTTCAAAAAAACAATGTTAGTAGTACCTTTTTGTAAAGTATATTGAtctcccctttcctttttaagaTTTCGACTCTAACCCGTATTCTAACAATATGGGTTTTGTAGTAATTCGTTTGTCCTTTTTAATCCTGCAATGCTAAAATTAGTATTCGTGAATAACAATATGGGTTTTGTAGTAATTCGTTTATAACGAATTTCGGTACATATTCTTACAAcataatgcccttcgggctaaaaaaatactggagccacttatcaatggctcatgaataaaatgttcgaaaaataaataggaaagactatggaagtatatatagacgatatgctcgttaagtctttgaatgcaggcgaCCACATGAAGCATTTGTAAGAAACATTTGATATCCTCAGGGagcataatatgaagcttaaccccgagaagtgtgcgtCCAGGGTCAGTTCGGGTAAGTTCCTAAGATTCCTagtctcacaaaggggaattgaggtaaatcctgataaaatcaaggccataaagGACATCCCGGATCAATTGTCTAATGTAAAGGAAGTCTAGAGGCTCACAGGAAGATtggcagctttgagcaggttcatttctcgTTCATCGGAAAAATGTCATCATTTTTTCgcactactcaaaaagaaaaataatttcgaatggacACCAGAGTGTCGGCAAACCTTGAAggagttgaaaaaaatatttgtcaAGCCCTCCGTTGCTCTCAAAACTAAAAGAAGGTGAAACGTTGCTAGTCTACCTCGCGATTTCAGAAGTCGtggtaagtgcagttttagtccgagaggacgaaggtacacaatctcccatttatcacgttagcaaaattttaacgggagcagaaactcgctacccacatctggaaaagctggccttagctctcgtagtcgccgctcgaaagTTGAGGCCCtaattccaatgtcacctgaTAGCTGTGGTGATTACTTTCCCTCTGAGGAATatcctccataaacccgagctctcgggtagattggccaaatgggccaacGAAATTAGCGAGTTCGATATAGAATATAAATCGAGGATTACAATTAAGTctcaagtcttggctgactttgtggccgatttcagtctggGACTATTGCCTCTGGCAGCCAAAGAGACAATAATGGTGTTAGAACCGAtatcaggagtttggaccttatttgaGAACGGAGCTTCAAACGTAAAAGGGTCCAGGCTCGGAATAGTCTTGATCACGCCTTCAGGGGAAACTTTAAGGCAAGTCATCAGAACGattcctttaactaacaatgaagcagagtacgaaactttgattgcagggcttgaattggcccggggacttgACTCTAAAGTCatcgaaatcaaatgtgattcacAGTTGGCGGTGAATCAGGTCTACGGAGTTTTTGACACCAAAGAAGAgcgtatgcaacaatacgtggtaaaagTTCAGGCTTTATTGGCACGATTCCAagagtggtcaattactcatataCCGAGGGAAGACAACGCGGAAGCAGATGCGCAAATTTGGACTCATCGACAGAAATCCAGGGATCGGAATCATGTAtggtagtacaactgatgaactcagtcTTGGACTCATCAGCTCTGTTATTCCATCTACATTCTAAGgttaagtattttatatttttactaatattttattatcttttgaatcaaattaactcatttgTCTAGAAAATACgaacaaattcaattgtaccgttttacgggtaaacagctTGACTCGAGCTCAGACAACTCACATGACGAATGGATCATGCTGTAAGAAGTGTTTATTTGGCAAGATGATCAATCATTAAGCCAAAAGTCAACAGTTATTGACAAAATAAAACTGGCATTATATACCCTTTAATAACGATTAGCATCGATCTGTTTGTTGGATTATTAATCACACTTTGTTTTCATTACCAAACGTGAATTCGGGAAAGTCTAAATTAAGAGACACTTTCTCCAAAAGCTAAAAGTTACTACTGTATCACGAATATCAATACATTTAACTAATATGCAAATTATTTGCTTTATTTTGTAAGTTACTAAATTCACTTAGAGTCAATTTAACATTTTACTAATGTGCACTTACGTGGTGTAAAGAAGTGTAGTTTAAGCTTATTTGCCAAGTTACTTATTGGTGGTTACATGTAACTATCCAATAGTATAAGTTAAATACTCTTGTTGAGTTATTGTACTTGTTATAAAAAGATTATATCATTATTACATAAAAATTAAACTCAATTTCAGAAGCACAACAATATAAATGAATGACTGCAATCACATCAAATCTCATGCATCTTTCGATCATTTCATCAAAGTTGAATCTCTACAAAGGTtcgaaaggaagaagaaaaacaatacaaaatgtaaataggaaaaaagaaagaataagcAATATGTTAATTGCTTGTCTTTCTTTTTATTACAAATGGCAAATGGGATTCACGACACAATCAAATTCAAACAATTTTTTAGAATTCACTAACGAGAGGGGCGTGGTCGTAGTTCATGAACACATTGCTGTAAGTTAAACCAGCCAAACCACCACCAACTAGTGGTCCAACCCAGTAAATCCAGTTTCCGGCGAAGTTACCACTGGCCACAGCTGGACCAAAAGAGCGGGCCGGGTTCATTGAACCGCCGGAGAATGGACCGGCAGCCAAGATGTTAGCACCAACAATGAAACCAATGGCAATGGGTGCAATTGTACCCAATGTTCCCTTCTTTGGGTCAACTGCTGTTGCGAACACTGTGTATACCAATGCAAATGTGATAATAATTTCCATTACAACTCCTTCGGTTGCTCCTACTCCAGCTGCCACACCGTGGATTGGAACAGCCTGAAATTTTGATTTAACCATAAATATCAAATTCTGTTACATAAAATGGCAATTAGGATATAAATATTGGACTAAAACGGCTTAAAAATACTCTTAATATGGCATGATATTGTCCATTT is drawn from Nicotiana tabacum cultivar K326 chromosome 22, ASM71507v2, whole genome shotgun sequence and contains these coding sequences:
- the LOC107801868 gene encoding uncharacterized protein LOC107801868 isoform X2 yields the protein MASLFSLRTSSFHNQEIVQSWNLEKSVCKRLCASNIYVKDHDFGSLKYIMLQGYLSASLSQKISMKCITSAALGSAAAEGNPDQNIIEMDPSVASCNKNELEFSRVNCLVWVLHESARSFSVAVQTLELTKNGPELAMAWVGVDVHAWHKSIAYQVAIYALLKAAIEVEVFLSRNRSNNVSSVHEILFPITDFLGERIESQLNMRNTKLVQWFRTLELPRIAGMFIPLFKKWSVDYAGSGVAGNILAISCCTAVRKLGSGRVSCPLFTASIEDALVELMNLSHRLVSVDKLHYLATEAGFEEDFLFHFGRKVLPSNSIEDVEFWIGLVQRKLSNAFHRENVITDKHTFHGKVQENSLATLGLFAYLGRETRLFLSEMGVKDLDEQTKDFLSYLECGSLLMHPEFSTLSEYQLFMEVVANEIGWLDFYAASATKFCDKRRSKQHPIQAEKEIILYTVLTVCYDIIAGFAHYSNSAQQPLDADLLDFLLQSQSLLSGCLEDYWAAYDRTGELQKIAERSASDPAASLIVKGGMSSSIILEVKEKPTELIKMENHQYGSRLNQIQATSSGVMDPLMLVELDCSTAPKTRQNFLTKSTTKLISARYLDGY
- the LOC107801868 gene encoding uncharacterized protein LOC107801868 isoform X1; the encoded protein is MASLFSLRTSSFHNQEIVQSWNLEKSVCKRLCASNIYVKDHDFGSLKYIMLQGYLSASLSQKISMKCITSAALGSAAAEGNPDQNIIEMDPSVASCNKNELEFSRVNCLVWVLHESARSFSVAVQTLELTKNGPELAMAWVGVDVHAWHKSIAYQVAIYALLKAAIEVEVFLSRNRSNNVSSVHEILFPITDFLGERIESQLNMRNTKLVQWFRTLELPRIAGMFIPLFKKWSVDYAGSGVAGNILAISCCTAVRKLGSGRVSCPLFTASIEDALVELMNLSHRLVSVDKLHYLATEAGFEEDFLFHFGRKVLPSNSIEDVEFWIGLVQRKLSNAFHRENVITDKHTFHGKVQENSLATLGLFAYLGRETRLFLSEMGVKDLDEQTKDFLSYLECGSLLMHPEFSTLSEYQLFMEVVANEIGWLDFYAASATKFCDKRRSKQHPIQAEKEIILYTVLTVCYDIIAGFAHYSNSAQQPLDADLLDFLLQSQSLLSGCLEDYWAAYDRTGELQKIAERSASDPAASLIVKGGMSSSIILEVKEKPTELIKMENHQYGSRLNQIQATSSGVMDPLMLVELDCSTAPKTRQNFLTKSTTKLISASTDIWMGTELLFTDISDALSLLIKQLKGRQLTKREGKKMKRTLGDIANLVPITILMLLPVSAVGHAAMLAAIKKYVPSLIPSPYSSERLDLIKQLKRTKKKKEIQARSSSDDPSFKAVK